The Mytilus galloprovincialis chromosome 2, xbMytGall1.hap1.1, whole genome shotgun sequence genome has a window encoding:
- the LOC143062380 gene encoding uncharacterized protein LOC143062380 isoform X2, with the protein MKLPFMRNYTPTYIFGVIGIIILLVNDFITAYQSSYDNYLPDQQETESLPTDKRYAMLSYSFRPRSRYGSRRRYRPYRKHYSYSQNRDKPWMKLPNMWCYRRPCSSTNDCCRKHNICDPSAKRCIDCWYGYPCTRNADCCERFPVCDKRSNSCKN; encoded by the exons ATGAAGTTGCCGTTCATGAGAAACTATACTCCGACTTATATTTTTGGAGTAATAGGGATCATAATTCTTTTAGTCAATGATTTCATTACAG CATATCAGAGTAGCTACGATAATTACTTGCCAGACCAACAGGAAACAGAATCTCTACCGACAGACAAAAG ATACGCCATGTTATCGTACAGCTTCAGACCAAGAAGCCGATACGGATCACGAAGAAGATACCGGCCATATCGAAAACATTATAG ttaTAGTCAAAATCGTGACAAGCCATGGATGAAACTACCCAACATGTGGTGTTACAGGCGTCCATGTTCTTCAACAAACGATTGCTGTAGAAAACACAATATTTGTGATCCTAGCGCAAAACGTTGCATCGACTGCTGGTACGGTTATCCATGCACAAGAAATGCTGACTGCTGTGAAAGATTTCCGGTTTGCGACAAAAGGAGTAACTCTTGCAAGAACTAA
- the LOC143062380 gene encoding uncharacterized protein LOC143062380 isoform X1 has translation MKLPFMRNYTPTYIFGVIGIIILLVNDFITAYQSSYDNYLPDQQETESLPTDKRYAMLSYSFRPRSRYGSRRRYRPYRKHYRYIYKYSNNYSQNRDKPWMKLPNMWCYRRPCSSTNDCCRKHNICDPSAKRCIDCWYGYPCTRNADCCERFPVCDKRSNSCKN, from the exons ATGAAGTTGCCGTTCATGAGAAACTATACTCCGACTTATATTTTTGGAGTAATAGGGATCATAATTCTTTTAGTCAATGATTTCATTACAG CATATCAGAGTAGCTACGATAATTACTTGCCAGACCAACAGGAAACAGAATCTCTACCGACAGACAAAAG ATACGCCATGTTATCGTACAGCTTCAGACCAAGAAGCCGATACGGATCACGAAGAAGATACCGGCCATATCGAAAACATTATAGGTACATTTACAAGTATTCTAACAA ttaTAGTCAAAATCGTGACAAGCCATGGATGAAACTACCCAACATGTGGTGTTACAGGCGTCCATGTTCTTCAACAAACGATTGCTGTAGAAAACACAATATTTGTGATCCTAGCGCAAAACGTTGCATCGACTGCTGGTACGGTTATCCATGCACAAGAAATGCTGACTGCTGTGAAAGATTTCCGGTTTGCGACAAAAGGAGTAACTCTTGCAAGAACTAA